One stretch of Chiroxiphia lanceolata isolate bChiLan1 chromosome 1, bChiLan1.pri, whole genome shotgun sequence DNA includes these proteins:
- the CEBPD gene encoding CCAAT/enhancer-binding protein delta produces the protein MSAAALYSLDSPACYKSWCLEPANFYDAKVGSGGGPGPACKPGARGGCGMSGEEAGGGLGGSGTNLAELSAAAPAMYEDESAIDFSSYIDSMSAVPNLELCNDELFADLFNSNHKPERGGDYGEYLPPGGGAGRDPAKDLGAAMTTLLGAEPRTASSSSSSSSSSSSSRGALKQEPDWSDSDLSSSLLPSQIATCAQTIMNLSGQPTPPTSPEPPGSSSPSSCSTRSPGPAAAVPGPAQGVPPPAAAGGKERGGKKCVDRFSPEYRQRRERNNIAVRKSRDKAKRRNQEMQQKLLELSAENEKLHKKIEQLTRDLTSLRHFFKQLPSASFLQPGSGTDCR, from the coding sequence ATGAGCGCCGCCGCTCTCTACAGCCTGGACTCCCCGGCATGTTATAAGAGCTGGTGCCTGGAGCCCGCCAACTTCTACGACGCCAAGGtgggcagcggcggcgggcCGGGTCCCGCCTGCAAGCCGGGGGCCCGTGGCGGCTGCGGGATGAGCGGCGAGGAAGCGGGGGGCGGCCTGGGGGGCAGCGGCACCAACCTGGCGGAGCTgagcgccgccgccccggccaTGTACGAGGACGAGAGCGCCATCGACTTCAGCTCTTACATTGACTCTATGTCGGCCGTGCCCAACCTGGAGCTCTGCAACGACGAGCTCTTCGCCGACCTCTTCAACAGCAACCACAAGCCCGAGCGGGGCGGGGACTACGGCGAGTATTTGCcgccgggcggcggcgccggcCGCGACCCCGCCAAGGACCTCGGCGCTGCCATGACCACCCTGCTGGGCGCCGAGCCCCGcaccgcctcctcctcctcctcctcctcttcttcctcctcctcctcccgcggCGCTCTGAAGCAGGAGCCGGACTGGAGCGACAGCGACCTCTCCTCCTCGCTGCTGCCCTCGCAAATCGCCACCTGCGCCCAGACCATCATGAACCTGAGCGGGCAGCCCACGCCACCCACCTCCCCCGAGCCGCCGGGCAGCAGttccccctccagctgcagcacccgctccccgggccccgccgccgccgtgCCCGGGCCGGCGCAGGGCGTCCCGCCGCCGGCCGCCGCCGGGGGCAAGGAGCGGGGAGGCAAGAAGTGCGTGGACAGGTTTAGCCCCGAGTACCGGCAACGCCGGGAGCGCAACAACATCGCCGTGCGCAAGAGCCGCGACAAGGCGAAGCGGCGCAACCAGGAGatgcagcagaagctgctggagctctCGGCCGAGAATGAGAAGCTGCACAAGAAGATCGAGCAGCTCACCCGGGACTTGACCAGCCTCCGGCACTTCTTCAAGCAGCTGCCTAGCGCCTCCTTCCTCCAGCCCGGATCGGGCACCGACTGCCGGTAA